In the genome of Nonlabens sp. MB-3u-79, one region contains:
- a CDS encoding RagB/SusD family nutrient uptake outer membrane protein yields MKIYKIYILLFVAAIGFNACSEDYVDVTSEDANSENFFNTQADYENALIAAYDMLQSSYINVMLGEIASDNTLAGGESATDVIGIQQIDDMIHTPVNAQLTDLWRWMFAGVNRTNYIMEFQNNINFPDKPRVIGETRFLRAYYYFELVKFFGDVPLAVDERFLFGDQFNVDRTPKADVYTQIELDLIYAIDNLEYTTPDVGRATKGSAQALLGKVYLFQEKYIEAANVLDDLIMMGPYSLVTDYSTIFENDNENNSESIFEVQYSDAEGAGFGCLQCSEGNVAVGFNGIRNYNGPTFDSGFSFNVPTQEVVDLFDPTDPRKDTAILDIDAFAAANNATFSVGFEHTGYYNRKYIARQGDLNTGDANLTNPNNYRAIRLADVYLMAAEAYNSGSLGDGQARTYLNEVRMRLGLPDVQVAGTALTDAIFLERRLELVGEGHHFFDLVRTGRAAAEIDGFVAGKHEVFPIPLEEILLAGNRWEQNPNY; encoded by the coding sequence ATGAAAATTTATAAGATATATATTCTATTATTCGTCGCAGCGATAGGTTTTAATGCCTGTAGCGAGGATTATGTAGACGTTACTAGTGAAGATGCGAATTCAGAAAACTTTTTTAATACGCAAGCCGATTATGAAAATGCTCTAATTGCTGCATATGATATGTTGCAGTCTAGTTATATAAATGTCATGTTAGGTGAGATAGCCTCTGATAATACCTTAGCTGGTGGCGAGAGCGCAACTGACGTGATAGGTATCCAACAAATAGACGACATGATTCATACGCCTGTAAATGCACAATTAACAGATTTATGGAGGTGGATGTTTGCTGGTGTGAATAGAACAAATTACATCATGGAATTTCAAAATAACATTAATTTTCCTGATAAGCCTAGAGTTATAGGGGAAACTCGCTTTCTTAGAGCCTACTATTATTTTGAATTAGTCAAGTTTTTTGGAGATGTACCCTTAGCTGTTGATGAGCGATTCCTATTTGGCGATCAGTTTAATGTGGATCGCACACCTAAAGCAGATGTTTATACTCAGATTGAACTAGATTTGATCTATGCAATTGACAATTTAGAATACACTACCCCAGATGTAGGTCGTGCTACTAAAGGTAGTGCACAAGCCTTGTTAGGTAAGGTGTATTTGTTTCAAGAGAAATATATAGAGGCCGCTAATGTGCTGGATGACTTGATCATGATGGGACCTTACAGCTTGGTAACGGACTACTCTACCATTTTTGAAAATGACAATGAAAACAATTCAGAATCAATTTTTGAAGTTCAATATTCAGATGCTGAGGGAGCTGGTTTTGGATGTTTACAATGTAGTGAAGGAAACGTTGCGGTAGGATTTAACGGTATTAGAAATTATAACGGTCCAACTTTTGACTCTGGATTTAGTTTTAATGTCCCTACTCAAGAAGTAGTAGATTTATTTGACCCTACTGATCCACGTAAAGACACGGCGATTTTAGATATAGACGCTTTCGCGGCAGCTAATAACGCAACTTTTAGTGTAGGTTTTGAACATACGGGTTACTACAATAGAAAATATATAGCCAGACAAGGCGATTTGAATACTGGAGATGCAAACCTAACCAACCCTAATAACTATAGAGCGATAAGACTCGCAGACGTTTATCTTATGGCTGCAGAGGCCTACAATAGTGGGAGCTTAGGAGACGGACAAGCGCGGACCTATTTAAACGAGGTGCGCATGAGGCTTGGATTACCTGATGTTCAGGTTGCTGGAACAGCATTAACAGACGCTATATTTTTAGAACGCAGACTAGAGCTAGTAGGAGAAGGACATCATTTCTTTGATTTAGTTAGAACTGGTCGTGCAGCTGCTGAAATAGACGGTTTTGTAGCCGGCAAACATGAAGTGTTCCCTATCCCACTCGAAGAGATTTTACTTGCGGGGAATCGATGGGAACAAAACCCTAATTATTAA
- a CDS encoding SusC/RagA family TonB-linked outer membrane protein has translation MNKFTLLIFYFIAALSFAQEGIISGKVLEQSTGEALLGATVLNLNTNKGTTTDFDGLFTIAASSGDILKFSYIGTLPQQVTVVNSDFITVSLLEDVAALEEVVVIGYGTQAVREVTGAVSIVDSKVIENLKPTRVEQALQGQVAGVNVTSSSGSPGAGLNIRIRGISTNGDSRPLILVDGNIIEDLSVINPGDIESLSVLKDATAGIYGVRAANGVIIITTKRGRKNQPLTVDYNSWGGFQETTRRLPTLNSQQYALIKNEAFANNGEALPFTDISNLTNTNYQDEVFDDAFIVNNDISIRGGTEKSTYAFGVSVLNQDGIVGSDKSDFDRFTMRGNFDHKWTKNLEMKTGFLYSYTSNKNINDGGLGSVLFNALNMAPTIPVRDQAGEFSLAEGLGNEVINPEAQLANTFNKNKVGKISGNFGLTYSFLDHFEATARIQANYSTSYGNNFNPRAFYGSGKVFNLTENVYSEYENFFSDYTYDAFLKYDNTFADKHNVEATLGMSAFRTRGDFNDLTGFGNVSNDYNEVSIDGAVRVIDGDLNGARRFDQRLLSHFLRVQYDYKGKYLLSAVVRRDGSTIFGPENRFGIFPTGSLGWIASDEDFLKDSKVFDFLKVRASAGIIGNDRIPAFGFVSLLTGEGQYVFNGQIANGTASGALSNPEIKWEEQFSTNVGLDMKFLSSKLNVTLDYYNKETNDLLIAPAVSGILGSGAPGSSAPFINGGDIRNRGLEFSVGYSDQLTDDFSFNVSYNVATLDNEVLSVNNENGFIEAGVFGVGQLPITRMQEGYTIGYFYGYQTDGIFQNAAEVAAHPSQIALGANAQPGDFRYRDLNNDGVIDTDDRTELGDALPDFTMGLNLSFNYKNWDVQTYLFASIGNEMVRNYERNQPLTNLTTNALGRWTGEGSTNSVPRVTTGATANQVFSDFFVEDASFLRAQNMQIGYTLNESALDNLKLSKLRVYASVNNAFTLTKYRGYDPSASSGDPLSSGIDNGFYPVARTFLVGINAKF, from the coding sequence ATGAATAAATTTACACTTTTAATATTTTACTTTATCGCAGCTTTGAGCTTTGCGCAAGAAGGTATCATCTCAGGAAAGGTTCTTGAACAATCTACTGGAGAGGCTTTATTAGGAGCCACTGTTCTGAACTTAAATACTAATAAGGGAACTACCACCGATTTTGACGGTCTATTTACGATAGCAGCGTCATCAGGAGATATTCTTAAGTTTTCCTATATAGGAACACTTCCTCAACAGGTTACTGTTGTTAACAGCGATTTTATTACGGTCTCTTTGTTGGAAGATGTTGCTGCACTTGAAGAAGTCGTAGTTATAGGATACGGTACACAGGCCGTTAGAGAAGTAACCGGAGCGGTAAGTATAGTGGACAGTAAGGTAATTGAAAACTTGAAGCCTACTAGAGTAGAGCAAGCACTTCAAGGACAAGTTGCCGGGGTTAATGTGACCTCTTCATCTGGATCACCTGGAGCAGGATTAAATATCAGAATACGTGGTATTTCTACTAATGGGGATAGCCGTCCTTTAATCTTGGTAGACGGAAACATTATTGAAGACCTGAGCGTGATCAACCCTGGGGATATCGAAAGCTTGTCTGTTTTAAAAGATGCAACAGCTGGTATATATGGAGTACGAGCGGCAAATGGGGTGATTATTATTACTACTAAACGTGGTCGTAAAAATCAACCCTTAACTGTTGACTACAATTCGTGGGGTGGTTTCCAAGAAACTACGAGAAGACTTCCTACATTAAATTCTCAGCAATATGCGTTGATTAAAAATGAAGCTTTTGCTAATAATGGCGAGGCGTTGCCTTTTACTGATATATCTAATCTCACAAATACTAATTATCAAGATGAAGTATTTGATGATGCATTTATTGTCAACAACGACATTTCTATACGAGGTGGGACTGAAAAATCTACTTATGCTTTTGGAGTGTCGGTTTTAAATCAGGATGGTATAGTAGGTAGTGATAAGTCTGATTTTGATCGTTTTACAATGCGTGGGAACTTTGATCATAAATGGACTAAAAACCTGGAAATGAAAACAGGTTTCCTTTATTCTTACACGAGTAATAAGAACATCAACGACGGTGGTCTAGGATCTGTTCTTTTTAACGCATTAAACATGGCGCCTACGATACCGGTTAGAGATCAAGCTGGAGAATTCTCATTGGCAGAAGGTTTGGGAAATGAAGTTATAAATCCAGAAGCACAACTGGCAAATACCTTTAATAAAAATAAAGTAGGTAAGATCAGTGGTAACTTTGGACTGACCTATTCCTTTTTAGATCATTTTGAAGCTACAGCTCGTATACAAGCTAATTATTCAACGTCTTATGGGAACAATTTTAATCCTAGAGCATTTTATGGTTCAGGAAAAGTCTTTAATCTTACGGAGAATGTTTATAGTGAGTATGAGAATTTCTTTAGTGATTATACTTATGATGCATTTCTAAAATATGACAACACCTTTGCTGATAAACACAATGTAGAGGCTACGCTAGGTATGAGTGCCTTTAGAACACGAGGTGACTTTAATGATCTTACTGGATTTGGTAATGTAAGTAATGATTATAATGAAGTGAGTATTGATGGAGCTGTTCGTGTTATCGATGGAGATCTTAATGGAGCGCGTCGTTTTGACCAGCGTTTACTTTCTCATTTTCTTCGTGTTCAGTACGATTACAAGGGCAAGTATTTGCTTTCAGCGGTTGTTAGACGCGATGGTAGTACCATATTTGGCCCTGAAAATAGATTTGGTATCTTTCCTACAGGAAGTTTAGGTTGGATAGCTTCTGATGAAGACTTTTTAAAAGATAGTAAGGTTTTTGATTTCCTTAAAGTACGGGCATCTGCTGGTATTATTGGAAACGACCGTATTCCTGCATTTGGGTTTGTTTCACTGCTTACCGGTGAAGGACAATATGTATTTAATGGACAAATTGCCAACGGAACCGCTAGTGGAGCTTTGAGCAATCCAGAAATTAAGTGGGAAGAGCAGTTTTCTACTAACGTAGGGTTGGACATGAAATTTTTATCATCCAAGTTAAATGTGACTCTTGATTATTACAATAAAGAGACGAATGACTTATTGATTGCGCCTGCAGTATCTGGAATATTAGGTTCTGGAGCGCCTGGGTCAAGCGCACCATTCATAAATGGAGGTGATATACGTAATCGTGGTCTTGAATTCTCTGTGGGTTACTCAGATCAGCTTACAGATGATTTTAGTTTTAACGTGAGTTACAACGTGGCGACTCTTGACAATGAAGTGCTTTCTGTAAACAATGAAAATGGTTTTATTGAGGCCGGAGTGTTTGGTGTTGGTCAACTGCCTATTACTAGAATGCAAGAAGGATATACTATTGGATATTTTTATGGGTATCAAACTGACGGAATATTTCAAAATGCTGCCGAAGTTGCAGCGCATCCATCTCAAATTGCTTTAGGAGCTAATGCGCAACCTGGTGATTTCAGATATAGGGATTTAAATAATGACGGTGTTATAGATACCGATGACCGAACAGAACTAGGTGATGCGTTACCAGATTTCACTATGGGTTTAAATCTTAGTTTCAATTATAAAAACTGGGACGTACAAACTTATTTATTCGCTTCTATAGGGAATGAAATGGTACGTAATTATGAACGTAATCAACCTTTAACCAATTTAACAACTAATGCATTAGGCCGTTGGACGGGTGAAGGATCAACCAATTCTGTGCCGCGAGTGACTACAGGAGCGACTGCAAATCAAGTGTTTTCAGACTTTTTTGTAGAAGACGCCTCTTTTTTAAGAGCTCAAAACATGCAAATTGGTTACACTTTAAACGAATCGGCACTTGATAATCTTAAATTGAGTAAATTAAGAGTTTATGCCTCTGTTAATAATGCATTTACGCTTACAAAGTATAGAGGTTACGATCCTAGTGCAAGTTCAGGGGATCCTTTATCAAGTGGTATAGACAACGGTTTTTACCCAGTGGCAAGAACCTTTTTAGTTGGAATAAACGCAAAATTTTAA
- a CDS encoding LysM peptidoglycan-binding domain-containing protein, with translation MIKSYIFLWFSLLTLISHGQQIDDLQINPLLIDRSFQELKNPLVLNDFFQKLQELESGNRSQVTVIQIGDSHVQGPYFPQYIRQGLQNKFGNAGRGFVFPYRVAGTNGAVDVKFKASGDWKAVRNVKSNGGDDVGLSGINLETTDSDFLMEINLGETLEDLTEIKIVSPHPERFKLSLADKSDLLQQVNTNKTYKVAPGDYLGKIAAQFHTSVQKIQQVNGMNNANLRAGQTLQIPTGSAQNQIMSNTSFTDLTSVDGIVYQIPPRVHQLYLRPAQKESKYLLDGLLLSTGKKGVNFHGIGVNGTKFSDYNMFPRFFDQIAALNPDLIIISLGTNESFYDPYTEEKLKSAMDVFNREMIKRGMTGSVLLTSPPPSMKNRQQINYTATAYAYEMGVFANLNSWAFYDLHSVSKTSNAMPYWYDANLTSSDKIHFLEKGYQLQALLLVESLFNSYADYKK, from the coding sequence ATGATCAAATCTTATATATTTTTATGGTTCAGTCTTCTGACATTAATATCACACGGACAGCAAATAGATGATTTACAAATCAATCCCTTATTGATAGATCGCAGTTTTCAGGAGTTGAAGAACCCCTTGGTATTGAATGATTTTTTTCAAAAACTCCAAGAACTAGAAAGCGGGAATAGAAGTCAAGTAACCGTAATTCAAATAGGCGACTCTCATGTTCAAGGACCTTATTTCCCGCAATATATAAGACAAGGCTTGCAAAATAAATTTGGTAATGCAGGTCGTGGCTTTGTATTCCCTTATCGAGTTGCTGGTACTAATGGGGCAGTAGATGTAAAGTTTAAAGCAAGCGGCGATTGGAAGGCAGTACGCAATGTGAAAAGTAATGGTGGTGATGATGTAGGCCTAAGCGGTATTAACCTGGAGACCACAGACAGTGATTTTCTTATGGAAATCAATCTGGGTGAAACATTAGAGGACTTGACTGAAATCAAAATCGTTTCACCACATCCCGAACGTTTTAAACTGAGCCTAGCTGATAAAAGCGACCTTCTCCAACAAGTCAACACGAACAAAACCTATAAAGTAGCGCCTGGGGATTATCTAGGTAAAATCGCAGCTCAATTCCATACTTCTGTACAGAAAATACAACAGGTAAACGGAATGAACAATGCTAATTTAAGGGCCGGACAGACCCTTCAAATACCAACGGGCAGCGCACAAAATCAAATAATGTCTAACACTAGTTTTACCGACCTTACTTCTGTCGATGGAATCGTTTACCAAATTCCTCCAAGAGTACATCAACTTTATTTAAGACCTGCTCAAAAGGAATCAAAATACCTGCTCGATGGACTATTATTGAGCACTGGAAAGAAAGGTGTCAACTTTCACGGCATAGGTGTCAACGGGACAAAATTTAGTGATTATAATATGTTTCCTAGATTTTTTGATCAGATAGCGGCCTTAAATCCTGACTTGATCATCATCTCTTTAGGAACTAACGAAAGTTTTTATGACCCATATACAGAAGAAAAACTGAAGTCTGCTATGGACGTATTCAACCGCGAAATGATCAAACGCGGCATGACGGGAAGTGTTTTGTTAACCAGCCCACCTCCATCCATGAAGAATCGCCAACAAATCAATTATACCGCAACAGCATATGCCTATGAGATGGGCGTCTTTGCAAACTTGAATTCTTGGGCATTCTACGATTTACATTCGGTTTCTAAAACGAGTAACGCGATGCCTTATTGGTACGATGCCAACTTAACCTCGAGTGATAAAATTCATTTCTTAGAAAAAGGCTACCAGCTACAAGCCCTACTACTAGTAGAGTCCCTCTTTAACTCCTATGCCGACTATAAAAAATGA
- a CDS encoding MBOAT family O-acyltransferase produces MMEWNDIWNWLNYDPQSPLLFNSEAFLYLFLGFYLLYIFMSHARRMRILYVIAFSLFFYYKCSGVYFILLIFSSFVDYYIAELIYKSNHKGRRKWLLILSCIINLGLLAYFKYTGFLADNFNALFSGDLSFGTIFLPIGISFYTFQTMSYTIDIYRKELEPARNVWDFMFFVSFFPQLVAGPIVRAKDFIPQIYEKLQLSKKELSYALFLIMGGLLKKTLISDYISVNFVDRVFEFPDNYSAFENLLAVYGYTLQIYCDFSGYSDIAIGLALLMGFKLPPNFRTPYQSTSVTEFWRRWHISLSSWLRDYLYISMGGNRKGKIRMYFNLFMTMLLGGLWHGASWKFILWGAMHGTVLAIEKAFNIPKLTSKSFPLKLIAGILTFHFVAFCWIFFRASDFSNALNVISNIGNIEWNPEVWWAVLRGYQNIAIVLLIGYLWHFIPQKVQNKQLELFHRIPLVGKMVLFAAVIWVISATASSEVQPFIYFQF; encoded by the coding sequence ATGATGGAATGGAATGACATATGGAACTGGTTAAATTATGATCCACAAAGTCCCTTACTATTTAATAGTGAGGCATTTTTATACCTGTTTCTAGGTTTTTATCTGTTGTATATTTTTATGAGCCATGCTCGTAGAATGCGCATCTTATATGTCATCGCCTTTTCTCTGTTTTTCTATTACAAATGCAGTGGGGTATATTTTATACTGCTCATATTTTCTTCGTTTGTAGATTATTACATCGCTGAGCTTATTTACAAAAGCAATCATAAAGGCAGAAGAAAATGGCTGCTTATCCTTTCCTGTATCATCAATTTAGGCCTGCTCGCTTACTTTAAATACACCGGCTTCCTTGCCGATAATTTTAATGCACTGTTTTCAGGTGATTTAAGTTTTGGAACTATTTTTCTACCTATAGGTATCTCATTTTACACTTTTCAAACCATGTCTTATACCATAGACATTTATAGAAAAGAGTTAGAACCGGCTAGAAACGTATGGGATTTTATGTTTTTTGTTTCCTTTTTCCCACAATTAGTTGCGGGACCTATTGTAAGAGCAAAAGATTTTATACCGCAGATTTATGAAAAGCTACAACTTTCCAAAAAAGAGTTGAGCTATGCCCTCTTTCTGATTATGGGAGGTCTACTCAAAAAAACGCTCATCTCTGACTACATAAGCGTAAATTTTGTAGACCGTGTTTTTGAATTTCCAGATAATTACTCCGCTTTTGAAAACTTGCTTGCCGTTTATGGATATACTCTACAGATTTATTGCGATTTCTCCGGCTATTCCGACATTGCTATAGGTCTTGCACTTTTGATGGGTTTTAAATTACCTCCCAACTTTAGAACACCATATCAAAGTACTAGCGTTACTGAATTCTGGCGCAGGTGGCATATTTCTCTTTCGAGCTGGTTAAGAGATTACCTCTACATCTCTATGGGCGGGAATCGCAAGGGTAAGATACGCATGTACTTCAATCTTTTTATGACCATGTTACTGGGTGGATTATGGCACGGTGCCTCTTGGAAATTTATTCTTTGGGGAGCGATGCATGGAACCGTCCTCGCGATAGAAAAGGCCTTCAACATCCCAAAATTAACCAGCAAGAGTTTTCCTTTAAAACTCATCGCAGGAATACTGACGTTTCACTTTGTAGCTTTTTGTTGGATTTTCTTTAGAGCATCAGACTTTAGCAATGCCTTGAACGTGATTTCTAATATAGGCAACATAGAATGGAATCCTGAGGTTTGGTGGGCAGTATTAAGAGGTTATCAAAATATAGCTATCGTTTTATTGATAGGTTATCTGTGGCATTTTATACCTCAAAAAGTACAAAACAAACAACTGGAATTATTTCATAGAATTCCACTAGTTGGGAAAATGGTTTTGTTTGCTGCTGTCATCTGGGTAATAAGTGCAACGGCGAGTAGTGAAGTGCAACCTTTTATTTATTTTCAGTTTTAA
- the hemW gene encoding radical SAM family heme chaperone HemW: MSGIYIHIPFCKQACHYCDFHFSTNLKHKTNIIDAICDELSFRESEFKNTTVQTIYFGGGTPSVLEVEEIEKIIQTVFDHYAVGAHPEITLEANPDDLTEEKLISFSKTRVNRLSIGVQSFFEEDLQLMNRAHNATEAHQCIEQAVRYFPNISIDLIYGIPGMSSERWRDNLNKAIDLKVPHISSYALTVEENTALKSFIEKGIVPQVEDEVAQEHFEILLDVMELHHFKNYEFSNFGKEGFFSQNNTAYWTGKSYIGIGPSAHSFDGKRRGWNINNNVKYMKSIQAGELPMETEELTLVDRYNEYIMTGLRTIYGVSLQKVETDYGLSFKEYLLKQAADYLNDHLLYLDGDTLLVTRKGKFLSDGIASELFMVNLS, translated from the coding sequence ATGAGCGGTATTTATATACATATTCCATTTTGCAAACAGGCTTGCCATTATTGTGACTTCCATTTTAGCACTAATTTGAAGCACAAGACCAATATAATTGACGCTATTTGTGATGAGTTAAGCTTTCGCGAAAGCGAGTTTAAAAACACCACTGTGCAAACAATTTATTTTGGAGGAGGAACTCCTAGCGTTTTAGAAGTTGAAGAGATAGAAAAGATCATCCAAACTGTTTTTGATCACTACGCCGTGGGAGCACATCCAGAAATTACTCTGGAAGCAAACCCTGATGATTTGACCGAAGAAAAACTCATTTCTTTTTCAAAAACACGCGTCAACCGACTGTCTATAGGTGTCCAAAGCTTTTTTGAAGAAGATCTCCAACTGATGAATCGCGCGCATAATGCTACCGAAGCTCACCAATGCATCGAGCAAGCAGTGCGCTATTTCCCTAATATTTCTATTGACCTTATTTATGGAATTCCTGGAATGAGCAGTGAAAGATGGCGAGATAATCTAAACAAAGCCATAGATTTAAAAGTGCCACATATTTCTAGTTATGCACTTACTGTGGAAGAAAATACAGCCCTTAAATCCTTTATAGAAAAAGGAATTGTACCTCAAGTAGAAGATGAGGTGGCACAAGAACATTTTGAGATACTGCTGGATGTCATGGAGTTGCATCATTTTAAAAATTATGAATTCTCCAATTTTGGTAAGGAAGGTTTCTTCTCCCAAAACAACACTGCTTACTGGACCGGTAAAAGTTATATAGGTATAGGGCCCAGTGCACACAGCTTTGACGGTAAAAGACGTGGCTGGAATATCAATAACAATGTGAAATATATGAAGTCCATTCAGGCAGGAGAGTTGCCTATGGAAACCGAGGAGCTGACTTTGGTAGATCGTTATAATGAATACATCATGACGGGCTTGCGAACTATTTACGGTGTTTCTCTTCAGAAAGTAGAAACAGATTACGGACTAAGCTTTAAAGAATATCTTTTAAAACAAGCCGCAGATTATTTAAATGACCACTTGCTCTACCTAGATGGCGATACCTTGTTAGTTACCAGGAAAGGTAAGTTCCTTAGTGATGGAATAGCAAGTGAATTGTTTATGGTGAATTTGAGTTAA